The sequence CGGCGTGGGACGACATGATGGCGGCCGTCGACAAGGCGGACTCGGCGCAGTTCTCGCGCGACGAGATCCTGCATCCGACCGGCTGGGTGCTGCTCAACTACCTGATGGATTCGCGCACCGGCCTGGGCCGCTTCCGCGATTTCCGGATCTCCAACTACCAGCTCATGATGGAGCTGATCGATCGCTGCAAGACGATGGGCATCGACGAGATCCTCGAGCTGCCGGACGTCAAGGAGCGCTCGGACATGTATTTCGAGCACGCCGACAAGTTCCGCGCCCAGCTGCAGCGCTGCGCGACGGTGCACGGCAATCTCGTCGTGCTCGACCTGCGCCGCGAAGAGGTGATCTACGCGGGCAACCGCTTCATGATCTACGCGCTTTTCCCGCAGACCAACATCTCCATCCACGTGCTGTGGGGCCTGAAGCAGCAGAACACCGTCTTCGCCACCGGCAAGTCGATCCTCAACCGCTCGTCGAAGACCGACGTCGGCGCGCTG comes from Burkholderiales bacterium and encodes:
- a CDS encoding exopolyphosphatase, whose amino-acid sequence is MDKFRLVTRSDFDGLVCAVLLKHLEMIDDIKFVHPKDMQDGKIDIGPRDITTNLPYVAGAHLIFDHHSSETERNDVSASNYVIDPDAASAARVVYEHFGGRKVFPAAWDDMMAAVDKADSAQFSRDEILHPTGWVLLNYLMDSRTGLGRFRDFRISNYQLMMELIDRCKTMGIDEILELPDVKERSDMYFEHADKFRAQLQRCATVHGNLVVLDLRREEVIYAGNRFMIYALFPQTNISIHVLWGLKQQNTVFATGKSILNRSSKTDVGALMLEHGGGGHHAAGTCQISNESADDVLKTLVTRINKDG